From the Besnoitia besnoiti strain Bb-Ger1 chromosome Unknown contig00031, whole genome shotgun sequence genome, the window actaatctcctttctccaataccatatttagtaccttggttactcggtggatactatgtatctgatgtaacattaaaacgattctttgtattgcactttatattaccttttgtaggttgcattctaattgtattacacatcttctatttacatttaaatggttctagtaaccctgcaggtattgattccgcacttaaagtagccttctatcctcatatgttaatgaccgatgctaaatgtctatcctatctaattggtttaattttcttacaaacggcttttggtttgattgaattatcgcacccagataactccatac encodes:
- a CDS encoding uncharacterized protein (encoded by transcript BESB_051080), with product MGTDEFLGATVITNLLSPIPYLVPWLLGGYYVSDVTLKRFFVLHFILPFVGCILIVLHIFYLHLNGSSNPAGIDSALKVAFYPHMLMTDAKCLSYLIGLIFLQTAFGLIELSHPDNSIPVNRFVTPLHIVPEWYFLAYYAVLKVIPSKTGGLLVFMLSTCQ